The Rhizobium leguminosarum genome includes a window with the following:
- a CDS encoding putative bifunctional diguanylate cyclase/phosphodiesterase, with protein MQFTTILESIGQGACLFDADQRLVLSNRRYAKVYGLAPEIIRPGMTLSDITELRYSVGACPAVASDEYLAWCDSINSSSSSQDWSMELKSGKVIRVHHERTSDGGWVSTHEDITEHRTAERKIAHLALHDPLTDLPNRAALKQKLDAMLEQHRTQGSPFAVLCLDLDRFKEVNDVFGHNVGDLVLCLAAKRLSAVAQGAFVARLGGDEFMVLVEADANSIAQLADLIISALSEDAEIDGTRIRMGTSLGVAVYPADGDSAADLMGNADAALYRAKADARGVARFFEPQMDKWLRERRALQRDLQAAISQRQLSVFYQPQANIGGDVTGFEALLRWNHPSQGNIPPSVFIPIAEESSLMIEIGAWVLREACREAASWPRRLSVAVNLSPVQFKHGDLTGLVKSVLIETGLEPERLELEITEGVLIDDHERAISTLGHLKALGVRIAMDDFGTGYSSLSYLQSFPFDKIKIDQSFVRNIGLSQSSAIIRAVIGLGRGLDLPIIAEGVETTDQLAFLTRELCDQVQGYLVGRPRPISDYAKHVGRADEQPVSIPPDMPGHPVASGTYSPSGSTSCV; from the coding sequence ATGCAATTCACCACCATACTGGAAAGTATAGGTCAGGGTGCCTGCTTGTTCGACGCTGACCAGCGGTTGGTACTGTCCAATCGCCGTTATGCCAAGGTGTATGGCCTTGCTCCGGAGATAATCCGGCCTGGAATGACTTTAAGCGATATAACCGAGCTGCGCTATTCCGTCGGCGCTTGTCCCGCCGTGGCGTCCGACGAGTATCTGGCCTGGTGCGACTCGATCAATTCCAGTTCATCGTCCCAGGACTGGTCGATGGAGCTGAAGTCGGGCAAGGTCATTCGCGTTCACCACGAAAGAACATCCGATGGTGGATGGGTTTCTACCCACGAGGATATCACCGAGCACCGAACCGCCGAACGCAAAATAGCGCATCTGGCGCTGCATGATCCGCTAACCGATCTGCCCAACCGTGCCGCACTGAAGCAGAAACTCGACGCGATGCTCGAACAGCACCGGACGCAAGGATCGCCGTTTGCGGTGCTGTGCCTCGACCTGGATCGTTTCAAGGAGGTCAACGACGTCTTCGGCCACAATGTCGGAGACCTGGTTTTATGCCTGGCAGCCAAACGTCTGAGCGCGGTCGCGCAGGGTGCCTTCGTCGCACGCTTGGGCGGTGACGAGTTCATGGTCTTGGTTGAAGCCGATGCCAATTCCATAGCGCAGCTCGCCGACCTGATTATCTCCGCGCTGAGCGAGGACGCCGAAATCGACGGGACCCGGATCCGAATGGGGACGAGCCTTGGCGTAGCAGTCTATCCAGCCGATGGGGACAGTGCCGCCGACCTCATGGGCAACGCCGACGCCGCTCTCTATCGCGCGAAAGCTGACGCACGAGGCGTCGCCCGGTTTTTCGAACCGCAAATGGATAAGTGGCTGCGAGAACGGAGAGCATTGCAGCGTGACCTGCAGGCTGCAATTTCGCAGCGACAATTGTCGGTCTTTTATCAACCACAGGCTAACATCGGCGGGGACGTCACTGGTTTTGAAGCCTTGCTGCGGTGGAATCATCCGAGCCAAGGCAATATCCCGCCGTCCGTCTTTATTCCGATTGCAGAAGAGAGCAGTCTGATGATCGAGATTGGCGCGTGGGTGTTGCGGGAGGCTTGTCGTGAGGCGGCCTCGTGGCCGCGAAGGCTTTCGGTCGCCGTCAACCTCTCTCCGGTGCAATTTAAGCATGGCGATCTGACCGGGCTTGTAAAGTCAGTGCTGATTGAAACCGGACTTGAGCCCGAACGGTTGGAGCTTGAGATCACCGAAGGCGTGCTGATTGATGATCATGAACGGGCCATTTCCACGTTGGGGCACCTCAAGGCGCTGGGCGTACGCATCGCCATGGATGATTTCGGAACCGGTTATTCGTCGCTATCCTATCTGCAGTCCTTTCCGTTCGATAAGATCAAGATTGACCAGTCTTTTGTACGCAACATAGGGCTTTCCCAGTCTTCGGCGATCATACGAGCCGTGATCGGACTTGGGCGCGGACTGGATCTGCCGATTATCGCCGAAGGCGTGGAAACAACGGATCAACTGGCGTTCTTGACCCGTGAGTTGTGCGATCAAGTGCAGGGCTACCTGGTGGGCCGCCCCCGCCCGATTTCCGACTACGCCAAGCATGTCGGGCGAGCGGACGAGCAGCCAGTATCCATTCCTCCCGATATGCCCGGTCATCCGGTCGCAAGCGGCACCTACAGCCCAAGCGGGAGCACCAGTTGTGTTTGA